From the genome of Sphingobacterium kitahiroshimense, one region includes:
- the rplK gene encoding 50S ribosomal protein L11, giving the protein MAKEVSALVKLQVKGGAANPSPPVGPALGAKGVNIMDFCKQFNARTQDKPGKVLPVVITVYADKSFDFIIKTPPVAIQLKETAGLKSGSGEPNRKKVASVTWEQVEVIAKDKMVDLNAFTLDAAMRMVAGTARSMGITVAGNAPWNN; this is encoded by the coding sequence ATGGCAAAAGAAGTCAGTGCGTTAGTAAAATTACAAGTTAAGGGCGGAGCTGCGAATCCATCTCCACCAGTAGGACCTGCTTTAGGTGCTAAAGGTGTGAACATTATGGATTTCTGTAAACAGTTCAACGCTCGTACGCAAGACAAACCAGGAAAAGTATTGCCTGTTGTCATTACAGTTTACGCTGATAAATCTTTTGATTTTATCATTAAAACTCCACCAGTTGCTATTCAATTGAAAGAAACTGCGGGTTTAAAAAGCGGTTCAGGTGAGCCTAACCGTAAGAAAGTAGCTTCAGTTACTTGGGAACAAGTAGAAGTTATTGCTAAAGATAAAATGGTAGATTTAAACGCGTTTACTTTAGATGCTGCTATGAGAATGGTAGCTGGGACAGCACGTAGTATGGGGATTACTGTAGCAGGTAATGCTCCTTGGAACAATTAA
- a CDS encoding BamA/TamA family outer membrane protein, with product MQNRDQRKVIKILVSILFIVFITDTHIVKAQNIIEKVTKKVFSTSKDSTRSGVFMVLPALGYAQETGAEYGIASNYNFYFNKKDSSIRSSNILLMGTYTTKKQSNIKLQADIWTDNNDYHIISEIRYRNWPSNYYGIGMDTKKADEDLISQKLFRVKLEVEKRIASKYYAGVNIQYDYVQFKDKEIDGIFDDASLLGKNGGQQLLLGISQLFDSRNNVSYTTQGYYARAKLAYAPKLWTKEDFEGGNFDADLRAFFPIHPKLTLAAQAIYRSTFGKTIPYYAYRDLGGDMMMRGYYIGRYKDKNYLASQAELRYRFHPRFAAAAFTGVGSVFSKEYNARFIPSYGGGFRYFFSLEHNSNIRIDYAYGEQRPGEKRQSGFYLSLSEAF from the coding sequence ATGCAAAATCGAGATCAGCGTAAAGTGATCAAAATACTAGTTTCAATACTATTCATTGTTTTCATCACCGATACACATATTGTAAAAGCTCAAAATATAATAGAAAAAGTTACAAAAAAAGTTTTTTCGACCTCAAAGGACTCAACAAGATCTGGCGTATTCATGGTATTGCCGGCTTTGGGTTATGCGCAAGAAACAGGTGCTGAATATGGCATCGCCAGCAATTACAATTTCTATTTTAACAAAAAAGATTCAAGTATTAGGTCATCAAACATTTTATTAATGGGTACCTATACAACTAAAAAACAATCAAATATTAAACTACAGGCTGATATTTGGACAGATAATAATGATTATCATATTATTTCAGAGATCCGGTACCGCAATTGGCCCTCGAATTACTATGGTATAGGTATGGATACAAAAAAAGCTGACGAAGATCTTATCAGTCAGAAACTTTTCCGTGTCAAATTAGAAGTAGAAAAAAGAATTGCGTCCAAATATTATGCTGGTGTCAATATACAATATGACTATGTACAATTTAAGGACAAGGAAATAGACGGTATCTTTGACGACGCATCGTTACTAGGAAAAAATGGTGGACAGCAGTTACTGCTGGGTATTTCACAGCTATTTGACAGCAGAAACAATGTATCTTACACGACTCAAGGATATTACGCAAGAGCTAAACTAGCTTATGCTCCAAAACTATGGACAAAAGAAGATTTTGAAGGTGGCAATTTTGACGCTGATCTGCGTGCATTTTTTCCTATTCATCCCAAACTAACATTGGCTGCTCAGGCTATTTATAGATCTACCTTTGGCAAAACCATTCCATATTACGCCTATAGAGATTTAGGCGGAGACATGATGATGCGGGGTTATTATATCGGTCGGTATAAAGATAAGAACTACCTGGCATCGCAAGCGGAATTACGTTACCGCTTTCATCCCAGATTTGCAGCAGCAGCCTTTACAGGTGTGGGATCTGTCTTTTCAAAAGAGTATAATGCTCGATTTATTCCATCGTATGGAGGAGGATTTCGTTATTTTTTCAGCTTAGAACATAATAGTAATATTCGAATTGATTACGCTTACGGTGAACAGAGGCCTGGAGAAAAAAGACAATCGGGATTCTACCTTTCTCTTAGCGAAGCATTTTAA
- the tuf gene encoding elongation factor Tu, which produces MAKEKFDRSKPHLNIGTIGHVDHGKTTTTAAITKVLADAGLSEARSFDSIDSAPEEKERGITINTAHVEYSTASRHYAHVDCPGHADYVKNMVTGAAQMDGAIIVVAATDGPMPQTREHILLGRQVGIPAIVVFLNKTDLVDDEELLDLVEMEVRELLSFYDYPGDDVPVIKGSALGALNGEPEWVAKIMELMDAVDSYIPIPPRLTELPFLMPVEDVFSITGRGTVATGRIERGVINSGDPVEILGMGAAEGLKSTVTGVEMFRKILDYGEAGDNVGLLLRGIEKTDIRRGMVIVKPGSVTPHDYFKAEVYVLSKAEGGRHTPFFNKYRPQFYFRTTDVTGEITLAEGTEMVMPGDNVTITVKLISAIAMEKGLRFAIREGGRTVGAGQVTEIL; this is translated from the coding sequence ATGGCAAAAGAGAAATTTGACCGTAGTAAACCACACTTAAACATTGGTACAATCGGTCACGTTGACCACGGTAAAACTACTACAACTGCAGCTATTACTAAAGTATTAGCAGACGCAGGTTTATCAGAAGCTCGTTCATTTGATTCAATTGACTCTGCTCCTGAAGAAAAAGAGCGTGGTATCACTATTAATACTGCACACGTTGAGTACTCAACTGCTTCACGTCACTATGCACACGTTGACTGTCCAGGTCACGCCGATTACGTGAAAAACATGGTAACTGGTGCTGCTCAGATGGATGGCGCTATCATCGTAGTTGCTGCTACTGATGGTCCTATGCCTCAAACGCGTGAGCACATCTTATTAGGTCGTCAAGTAGGTATTCCTGCTATTGTTGTTTTCTTAAACAAAACTGACTTAGTAGATGATGAAGAATTATTAGATTTAGTTGAAATGGAAGTTCGTGAATTATTATCATTCTACGATTATCCAGGAGATGATGTTCCAGTAATTAAAGGTTCTGCTTTAGGTGCTCTTAACGGTGAGCCTGAGTGGGTTGCTAAAATCATGGAATTAATGGATGCTGTTGATAGCTACATTCCAATCCCTCCACGTTTAACTGAATTGCCTTTCTTAATGCCAGTAGAGGATGTATTCTCGATCACAGGTCGTGGTACAGTAGCTACAGGTCGTATTGAAAGAGGTGTAATCAACTCTGGAGATCCAGTTGAGATCTTAGGTATGGGTGCTGCTGAAGGTTTGAAATCTACAGTAACAGGTGTTGAGATGTTCCGTAAAATTTTGGATTACGGTGAGGCTGGTGATAACGTAGGTTTATTATTACGTGGTATTGAGAAAACTGATATCCGTCGTGGTATGGTTATCGTTAAACCAGGTTCAGTAACTCCACACGATTACTTCAAAGCTGAGGTTTACGTATTATCAAAAGCTGAAGGTGGACGTCACACTCCATTCTTTAACAAATACCGTCCTCAATTCTATTTCCGTACAACAGATGTTACAGGTGAAATCACTTTAGCTGAAGGTACTGAGATGGTAATGCCAGGTGATAACGTAACGATTACTGTTAAGTTGATCTCTGCTATTGCTATGGAAAAAGGTTTACGTTTCGCTATCCGTGAAGGTGGTAGAACTGTAGGTGCTGGTCAGGTAACTGAAATTTTATAG
- the rplL gene encoding 50S ribosomal protein L7/L12 — protein MADLKQLAEQLVNLTVKEVKELADILKDEYGIEPAAAAVAVAAAPAEAAAAEEKTSFDVILKEAGGAKLAVVKLVKDLAGLGLKEAKDLVDGAPKEVKTGVSKDEAQALKQQLEEAGAVVEIK, from the coding sequence ATGGCAGATTTAAAACAACTTGCTGAGCAGTTAGTAAACTTGACAGTAAAAGAAGTTAAAGAACTAGCTGATATCTTAAAAGACGAGTACGGTATCGAGCCTGCTGCTGCTGCTGTTGCAGTTGCTGCTGCTCCAGCTGAAGCTGCTGCTGCTGAAGAGAAAACATCTTTCGATGTTATCTTGAAAGAAGCTGGTGGTGCTAAATTAGCTGTAGTTAAATTAGTAAAAGATTTAGCTGGATTAGGCTTGAAAGAAGCTAAAGATTTAGTAGACGGTGCTCCTAAAGAAGTTAAAACTGGTGTTTCTAAAGACGAAGCACAAGCGTTGAAACAACAATTAGAAGAAGCTGGAGCTGTTGTTGAGATTAAATAA
- the rplA gene encoding 50S ribosomal protein L1 → MARLTKNQKAALSKIEAGKAYSLKEAAALVKEISLTKFDASVDIDVRLGVDPRKANQMVRGIATLPHGTGKTVRVLVLCTPDKEEEAKAAGADFVGLDEYISKIEGGWTDVDIIITMPSVMAKVGKLGRILGPRNLMPNPKTGTVTTEVGKAVTDVKGGKIDFKVDKTGIIHTSVGKASFDADKIYENALEVLQTISRLKPSAAKGTYFKSIHISSTMSPGIHIETKSVAGI, encoded by the coding sequence GTGGCTAGATTAACAAAAAATCAAAAAGCGGCACTATCCAAAATTGAAGCTGGTAAAGCATACTCTTTAAAAGAAGCTGCGGCTTTAGTTAAAGAAATCTCATTGACCAAATTCGATGCTTCTGTGGATATCGACGTTCGTTTAGGCGTAGATCCCCGTAAGGCAAATCAAATGGTTCGTGGTATTGCAACTTTACCTCACGGAACTGGTAAAACTGTACGTGTTTTAGTTTTATGTACTCCTGATAAGGAAGAAGAAGCTAAAGCAGCAGGTGCTGACTTCGTGGGTTTAGATGAGTATATCAGTAAAATTGAAGGCGGTTGGACTGACGTTGATATCATTATTACAATGCCTAGTGTGATGGCTAAAGTAGGTAAATTGGGTCGTATTTTAGGTCCAAGAAACTTAATGCCAAATCCTAAAACTGGAACTGTAACTACAGAAGTAGGTAAAGCAGTGACAGATGTTAAAGGCGGTAAGATTGATTTCAAAGTTGATAAAACTGGTATCATCCATACTTCAGTTGGTAAAGCGTCGTTCGATGCAGACAAAATTTATGAAAACGCATTAGAGGTATTACAAACTATCTCTCGTTTGAAACCGTCTGCAGCAAAAGGAACATACTTTAAAAGCATTCACATTTCATCAACTATGAGTCCTGGTATTCATATTGAGACTAAATCAGTAGCGGGTATTTAA
- the secE gene encoding preprotein translocase subunit SecE gives MAKVLDFFKDSYVEITEKVTWPTWGQLQNSAVIVLVASVIIALLVFVMDKASSNVLELLYGIAS, from the coding sequence ATGGCAAAAGTACTTGATTTTTTTAAAGACTCTTATGTCGAAATTACAGAGAAGGTTACTTGGCCTACTTGGGGTCAATTACAGAACTCCGCTGTGATTGTACTTGTTGCTTCTGTTATAATAGCATTATTGGTTTTTGTAATGGATAAAGCTTCAAGTAACGTATTAGAGTTATTGTACGGTATTGCTTCTTAA
- the rpoB gene encoding DNA-directed RNA polymerase subunit beta, with protein MANNNIQQERVNFATSRKVLEYPDFLDVQLQSFKEFFQLETTSDNRHQEGLFKVFSENFPISDSRNIFVLEFLDYFIDPPRYDIQECIERGLTYSVPLKAKLKLSCNDEEHEDFETIVQDVYLGTIPYMTPKGTFVINGAERVIVSQLHRSPGVFFGQSRHTNGTKLYSARVIPFKGSWIEFATDVNNVMYAYIDRKKKFPVTTLLRAIGYDSDKDILELFDLADEVKVSKSGLKKYVGRRLAARVLKKWIEDFVDEDTGEVVSIDRNEIILERETVLEEDHIDLIIDAGVKSIILAKEDASNNADYSIIYNTLQKDTSNSEKEAVEHIYRQLRNAEPPDEETARGIIDRLFFSDKRYDLGDVGRYRINRKLKLNTPDETKVLTREDIIAIVKYLINLINSKAEVDDIDHLSNRRVRTVGEQLYAQFGVGLSRMARTIRERMNIRDNEVFTPTDLINARTLSSVINSFFGTNQLSQFMDQTNPLAEITHKRRLSALGPGGLSRERAGFEVRDVHYTHYGRLCTIETPEGPNIGLISSLAVHAKINNLGFIETPYRRVEDGRVVVEEPVHYLSAEDEDEKTIGQANAQYDDNGNFIDAKVKARYFGDFPVIEPTRLDYMDVAPNQITSIAASLIPFLEHDDANRALMGSNMQRQAVPILRPQAPIVGTGLEGRVAKDSRTLINAEGNGVVEYVDADEIKIRYDRTDDDRLVSFDDDVKTYRLIKFKKTNQNTCMNLKPIVGKGQRVTKGQVLCEGYATENGELALGRNLKVAFMPWQGYNFEDAIVISERVAKEDWFTSLHIEEFELEVRDTKRGEEELTADIPNVSEEATKDLDENGIIRIGAEVNGGDILIGKITPKGESDPSPEEKLLRAIFGDKAGDVKDASLKASPSLKGVVIDTKLFARAKKMSKEVERKTLEKLETAHERAVKILKERLVEKLFTVVNGKTAQGIYNVYKELLVAKGAKFTQKILAELDYNNINPTGWTTDEDKNEMIKASLHFYNIKLNEELGAFKRDKFAVSVGDELPSGIVQMAKVYVAKKRKLKVGDKMAGRHGNKGIVARIVRDEDMPFLDDGTPVDIVLNPLGVPSRMNLGQIYETVLGWAGQKLGVKFATPIFDGAEKEEVEDWVAKAGLPASGRTYLYNGLTGERFDQPTTVGVIYMLKLGHMVDDKMHARSIGPYSLITQQPLGGKAQFGGQRFGEMEVWALEAFGASNILQEILTVKSDDVVGRAKTYEAIVKGNNLPTPSVPESFNVLVHELRGLGLDITLD; from the coding sequence TTGGCAAACAATAATATTCAACAAGAAAGAGTAAATTTTGCGACAAGCAGGAAAGTTCTGGAATATCCAGATTTCTTAGATGTGCAATTGCAATCTTTCAAGGAGTTTTTTCAATTAGAAACTACTTCTGACAACCGCCATCAGGAAGGGCTGTTCAAGGTATTCTCGGAAAACTTCCCTATTTCTGATTCTAGAAACATTTTTGTGCTCGAGTTTTTGGATTATTTTATTGATCCTCCTCGCTATGATATACAAGAATGTATCGAACGTGGGTTAACTTATAGCGTTCCTCTAAAGGCGAAGTTAAAGTTATCATGTAATGATGAAGAACACGAAGATTTCGAAACTATTGTACAGGACGTATATTTGGGAACTATCCCATATATGACACCGAAAGGTACTTTCGTGATTAATGGTGCGGAGCGCGTAATCGTATCTCAATTACACCGTTCACCTGGCGTTTTCTTTGGTCAAAGTAGACACACAAATGGTACTAAACTATATTCTGCAAGGGTAATTCCTTTTAAAGGATCTTGGATCGAGTTTGCAACTGACGTAAATAACGTTATGTATGCTTATATCGACCGTAAGAAAAAATTCCCAGTTACTACTTTATTACGTGCTATCGGTTATGATTCGGATAAGGATATCTTAGAATTATTTGATCTTGCTGATGAAGTAAAAGTTAGTAAATCTGGTCTTAAGAAATACGTTGGTCGTCGTTTGGCGGCAAGGGTATTGAAAAAATGGATTGAAGATTTTGTTGATGAGGATACAGGTGAAGTTGTATCTATTGACCGTAATGAAATCATACTTGAACGTGAGACTGTTTTAGAAGAAGATCACATTGACTTGATCATCGATGCTGGAGTAAAATCTATTATTTTAGCGAAAGAAGATGCATCTAACAATGCGGACTATTCAATTATATATAACACATTACAAAAAGATACGTCTAACTCTGAGAAAGAGGCAGTAGAGCATATCTACCGTCAGTTACGTAACGCTGAACCACCTGATGAGGAAACTGCTCGTGGTATCATCGACCGTTTATTCTTCTCGGACAAACGTTACGATTTAGGGGATGTTGGTCGTTACCGCATTAACCGTAAATTGAAATTAAATACTCCTGATGAAACGAAGGTATTGACTCGTGAAGATATCATCGCTATCGTGAAGTATTTGATTAACTTAATCAACTCTAAAGCTGAGGTGGATGATATTGACCACTTATCTAACCGTCGTGTACGTACTGTAGGTGAGCAATTATACGCGCAATTTGGAGTAGGTCTTTCTCGTATGGCACGTACTATTCGTGAACGTATGAACATTCGTGATAATGAGGTTTTCACACCAACAGATTTAATTAATGCACGTACGTTATCGTCTGTTATTAATTCTTTCTTTGGTACTAACCAGTTATCACAGTTCATGGATCAAACGAACCCTCTTGCAGAGATCACGCACAAGCGTCGTCTTTCAGCTTTAGGTCCAGGTGGTCTTTCTCGTGAGCGTGCTGGTTTCGAGGTTCGTGACGTTCACTATACGCACTACGGTCGTTTGTGTACAATCGAAACTCCTGAGGGACCAAATATTGGTTTGATTTCGTCATTAGCTGTTCACGCTAAGATTAATAATTTAGGTTTTATCGAAACGCCATACCGTCGTGTTGAAGATGGTCGTGTTGTGGTTGAAGAACCTGTACATTATTTATCTGCTGAGGACGAAGATGAGAAAACAATCGGTCAAGCTAATGCACAATATGATGATAATGGTAATTTTATCGATGCTAAAGTAAAAGCTAGATATTTTGGTGATTTCCCGGTAATCGAACCTACACGTTTGGATTATATGGATGTTGCACCTAACCAGATTACGTCTATTGCGGCTTCATTAATTCCTTTCTTGGAGCATGATGATGCCAACCGTGCATTGATGGGATCAAACATGCAGCGTCAAGCTGTTCCAATTTTACGTCCACAAGCACCTATCGTAGGTACTGGTCTAGAAGGCCGTGTTGCGAAAGATTCTCGTACATTAATTAATGCAGAGGGTAATGGTGTAGTTGAGTATGTAGATGCGGATGAGATTAAAATTCGTTACGACCGTACAGATGATGACCGTTTAGTGTCATTTGATGACGACGTGAAAACATATAGATTGATCAAATTCAAGAAAACCAATCAGAATACTTGTATGAACTTAAAACCTATTGTAGGTAAAGGGCAACGTGTGACTAAAGGTCAGGTATTATGTGAAGGTTATGCCACTGAAAATGGTGAATTAGCATTAGGACGTAACTTGAAAGTTGCATTCATGCCTTGGCAAGGATATAACTTTGAGGATGCGATCGTAATTTCTGAGCGTGTAGCAAAAGAAGACTGGTTTACTTCTCTTCATATTGAAGAGTTTGAATTGGAAGTTCGTGATACAAAACGTGGTGAAGAAGAATTAACAGCAGATATCCCTAACGTTTCGGAAGAGGCGACTAAAGACTTAGACGAAAACGGTATCATCCGTATTGGTGCTGAGGTTAATGGCGGTGATATCTTGATTGGTAAGATCACTCCAAAAGGTGAGTCTGATCCTTCTCCAGAAGAGAAATTATTACGTGCAATCTTTGGTGACAAAGCGGGTGACGTGAAAGATGCTTCATTAAAAGCTTCTCCTTCATTGAAAGGTGTTGTTATTGATACGAAGTTATTTGCACGCGCTAAGAAAATGTCAAAAGAAGTTGAGCGTAAAACATTAGAGAAATTAGAAACAGCACATGAAAGAGCTGTTAAGATTTTGAAAGAACGTTTAGTAGAGAAATTGTTTACAGTTGTAAATGGTAAAACTGCTCAAGGTATCTATAATGTATATAAAGAATTATTAGTAGCGAAAGGAGCTAAGTTTACACAAAAAATCTTAGCTGAATTAGACTACAATAACATCAACCCTACAGGTTGGACAACTGACGAAGATAAGAATGAAATGATTAAAGCTTCTTTACACTTCTATAACATTAAGTTAAACGAAGAGTTAGGTGCTTTCAAACGTGATAAATTCGCAGTTTCTGTCGGTGATGAATTGCCATCAGGTATCGTTCAAATGGCTAAAGTTTACGTTGCTAAGAAACGTAAATTGAAAGTAGGAGATAAGATGGCTGGTCGTCACGGTAATAAAGGTATTGTTGCACGTATTGTACGTGATGAAGATATGCCTTTCTTAGATGATGGAACACCAGTAGATATCGTGTTAAACCCATTAGGTGTACCTTCTCGTATGAACTTAGGACAGATTTACGAAACTGTTTTAGGTTGGGCTGGTCAAAAATTAGGTGTTAAATTTGCAACTCCTATTTTCGACGGTGCTGAAAAAGAAGAGGTAGAAGACTGGGTAGCTAAAGCTGGTTTACCTGCTTCAGGTAGAACTTACTTGTACAATGGTTTAACGGGTGAGCGTTTTGACCAACCAACTACAGTTGGTGTGATCTATATGTTAAAATTAGGACACATGGTTGATGATAAGATGCACGCTCGTTCGATCGGACCATACTCATTGATTACACAACAACCATTGGGTGGTAAAGCTCAATTCGGGGGTCAGCGTTTTGGTGAGATGGAAGTTTGGGCATTAGAGGCATTTGGTGCATCTAATATCCTACAAGAAATCTTGACTGTGAAATCGGATGATGTTGTTGGTCGTGCGAAAACTTACGAGGCTATCGTAAAAGGAAACAATTTACCAACTCCATCTGTACCAGAATCGTTTAACGTATTGGTACATGAGTTACGTGGTTTAGGTTTAGATATCACATTGGATTAA
- a CDS encoding sensor histidine kinase, with the protein MKGNRFFNLVKLLILLAGCVIDAFLVFKGFYTYAVLIFILLACLAYSIYQQIHFLSQQVVEFSEAVKYHDFTRRFVVKNAKSTEGRLFTSFNQINDTYKEISMDKEIQHQYLDRVINMLNSAIIFYQLDNGKVMWVNDAFKQLFHMPHLGNISALKKKHEELYEKTMRLDVGQQQMESVQSKKGKIKLLIQSSSFETQDAVFRIVVYQNINEAMDETETKAWQKLLRVLTHEIMNSIAPISSLAETLNGRLNHFRGQEDIEDLKVGISTIQRRSQGLLHFAKSYRMINKVDEPLLVPISAAQLFEHIYQLLEPTILQKNVDVDIILKNTRLVLHADVNLIEQVIINLMLNAIDAVKLNDNPYISLSAIEADGKIQVRIEDNGIGIPSDLQEQIFTPFFTTKKTGTGVGLTLSKQIMLLHKGTIFVNSEEGKGSVFILQF; encoded by the coding sequence ATGAAAGGTAATCGATTCTTTAATCTAGTTAAATTACTGATTTTGTTGGCAGGATGTGTGATCGATGCCTTTCTGGTGTTTAAGGGTTTTTATACCTATGCTGTTTTGATTTTTATTCTGCTTGCCTGCTTAGCTTACAGCATCTATCAGCAAATCCACTTTTTATCGCAGCAAGTGGTCGAGTTTTCCGAGGCGGTGAAATACCATGATTTTACACGTAGATTCGTTGTTAAAAATGCGAAATCAACGGAAGGTAGACTTTTTACCTCTTTTAATCAGATTAACGACACCTATAAGGAGATCAGCATGGATAAGGAGATCCAGCATCAATATCTCGACAGGGTTATTAATATGCTAAATTCGGCTATTATATTCTATCAATTGGACAACGGAAAAGTGATGTGGGTAAATGATGCTTTTAAGCAATTGTTTCATATGCCGCATCTAGGAAATATTTCTGCCCTGAAGAAAAAACACGAAGAATTGTACGAAAAGACCATGCGTTTGGATGTTGGACAGCAACAAATGGAATCTGTACAGTCAAAAAAAGGAAAGATAAAGTTGCTTATTCAGAGTTCCAGCTTTGAAACACAAGACGCAGTCTTTCGGATTGTCGTCTATCAAAACATCAATGAAGCGATGGATGAGACCGAAACGAAAGCCTGGCAAAAGCTTTTAAGGGTGTTGACGCATGAAATCATGAATTCAATTGCTCCGATCAGTTCGCTAGCAGAGACTTTAAACGGAAGGCTAAATCATTTCAGAGGACAGGAAGATATAGAGGATTTAAAAGTAGGAATTTCGACCATCCAGCGCAGAAGTCAGGGACTTTTGCATTTCGCTAAAAGCTACAGGATGATCAATAAGGTCGACGAGCCTTTGCTGGTTCCCATTTCTGCGGCACAGCTTTTTGAACATATTTACCAATTATTGGAACCGACAATTCTTCAAAAGAATGTGGATGTAGATATTATTCTGAAGAATACGCGCTTGGTTCTTCACGCTGATGTTAATCTGATTGAACAGGTTATCATCAATTTGATGTTAAATGCTATTGACGCAGTTAAATTAAATGACAATCCATATATCAGTCTTTCTGCCATAGAAGCCGACGGTAAGATACAGGTAAGGATTGAAGATAATGGAATTGGTATACCCAGTGATTTGCAAGAACAAATTTTTACACCATTTTTTACAACAAAGAAGACCGGTACAGGTGTTGGCTTGACATTGAGCAAGCAGATCATGCTGTTGCACAAAGGGACGATTTTTGTTAATAGTGAAGAAGGAAAAGGAAGTGTTTTTATTTTACAGTTTTAA
- the nusG gene encoding transcription termination/antitermination protein NusG, giving the protein MADQSLKWYVVRAVSGKEKKVKQYIDAEVSRLGIEHLITQVLIPMEKYYLMRDGKKVAKERNYYPGYVLLEAALDGELEHIIKGVNSVIGFLGDKAGNAIPLRQAEVNRILGKVDEMAEQGETINVPYYVGETVKVNDGPFNGFTGEIEEVHEDKKKLIVMVKVFGRKTPLELNYMQVEKE; this is encoded by the coding sequence ATGGCAGATCAAAGTTTAAAATGGTACGTAGTTCGTGCAGTGAGTGGTAAGGAGAAGAAGGTAAAGCAATATATCGATGCCGAAGTTAGCCGTTTAGGAATTGAGCATTTGATTACTCAAGTGTTGATTCCGATGGAGAAGTACTATTTGATGCGTGATGGAAAGAAAGTGGCTAAAGAGCGTAACTACTATCCTGGATACGTTTTGCTAGAGGCTGCTTTAGATGGTGAGTTGGAACACATTATAAAAGGAGTTAATAGTGTCATTGGATTTTTAGGGGATAAAGCAGGTAATGCTATTCCGTTGCGCCAAGCTGAGGTTAATCGTATTCTAGGTAAAGTAGATGAGATGGCTGAGCAAGGTGAGACAATTAATGTACCATATTACGTTGGTGAGACAGTGAAAGTGAATGATGGTCCATTTAATGGTTTCACAGGTGAGATCGAAGAAGTTCATGAAGATAAGAAAAAACTGATTGTGATGGTGAAAGTTTTCGGAAGAAAAACACCATTGGAATTAAACTACATGCAAGTAGAAAAAGAATAA
- the rplJ gene encoding 50S ribosomal protein L10, whose amino-acid sequence MRKEEKQEIVQALAEQIKSYGNFYITDTSELSVEKVNGIRRKCFEGGIEIKAVKNTLIKKALIEAGVDSEEIIGALKGASTMMFSEVANAPAKLIQALRKEGDKPLLKAAYIQETAFVGDNQLKALVSLKSKNELIADVIAALESPAKNVISALQSGGNTISGLVKALEQRG is encoded by the coding sequence ATGAGAAAAGAAGAAAAACAAGAAATTGTTCAAGCTCTTGCCGAGCAGATTAAATCTTACGGTAATTTCTATATTACTGACACTTCTGAATTATCGGTTGAAAAAGTGAACGGCATTCGTCGCAAGTGTTTCGAAGGTGGTATTGAAATTAAAGCTGTTAAAAACACTTTAATCAAAAAAGCATTAATTGAAGCTGGTGTTGATTCAGAAGAAATTATTGGCGCATTGAAAGGTGCATCTACAATGATGTTTTCTGAGGTAGCAAATGCTCCAGCAAAATTAATTCAAGCTTTACGTAAAGAAGGTGATAAACCTTTGTTAAAAGCTGCTTATATTCAAGAAACTGCATTCGTAGGTGACAATCAGTTGAAAGCATTAGTGAGTCTTAAATCTAAAAATGAACTCATCGCTGACGTTATCGCTGCATTGGAATCTCCTGCTAAGAATGTTATTTCAGCTCTTCAATCGGGTGGAAATACAATTTCAGGTTTAGTAAAAGCTTTAGAGCAAAGAGGTTAA